One genomic region from Ralstonia pseudosolanacearum encodes:
- a CDS encoding TonB-dependent siderophore receptor encodes MLILLIAVSAVRQAHALADETPRAFHIERAPLEHVLLEIARVSGLHVSFASGVVKERWAGPIDGKMSAQAAARRALQGSGLTLASLPDGTLTVVASDQAEAPPNVGTLAATEVHGEAGDGFAVFSTGAISGVEMAVSNLPHAVSMLSGGLLASRQSPTLSEAVSQAGVVPVLVDQAAPPQYAIRGFMTDTISVDGLPDRLASMRPMEALDEIAVIKGPNADVAGVTMAGGTINASLKAPGASPMRSIAMETGSHAERKVIADLGGTIGTNGLIYRVVGLQDASANSDAGHTGRRISYGHGALGWSDANTEAIIGVETLASRQPVQPSTFAHNGSVVRLPSLSPLGNADDDVQGRAERFYYTFSRSLTDDWAVHSSGSYENLRLQSAQWHLMPTADGSAPMPTVGMGYRSDNRVWALSSDLTGTIRQGPLTHSLVVGWDEIQDRLDFHYPGAAVLGQQNPYVPTPLPSAEFVPGVSLSQAVRQSVFRLRDRIAIGERWELSASIRANDYVAKLPHARLQGLAWTPAFGVVYKLDARTSWFADYSHGFQINTGYFYNGATMQPERSQQIETGLRWEDRQRKLTAQLALYHINANHVGVADTAHPGYYAEIMEQSSDGIELSLQGSIARGWETSLWLSGAHIKRQLPGNPSFTAPGLGGAMWTTYTVQSGTLAGAGAGLGVTAQRWIPCYDTAPFRVPGFVQLDGSLFWRSKQWRIDLIARNLFNVRAYGNTVSSSFVPILPGRTLTLRLARSF; translated from the coding sequence TTGCTCATCCTGCTGATCGCGGTATCCGCGGTGCGGCAGGCCCATGCCCTGGCCGACGAGACGCCGCGCGCGTTCCATATCGAACGCGCGCCGCTGGAACACGTGCTGCTGGAGATCGCCCGCGTGAGCGGGCTGCATGTCTCATTCGCCTCCGGCGTGGTCAAGGAGCGGTGGGCCGGGCCGATTGACGGCAAGATGTCGGCGCAGGCGGCCGCCCGGCGCGCGCTGCAGGGTTCCGGCCTGACGCTGGCCAGCCTGCCGGACGGCACCCTGACCGTGGTGGCCTCCGATCAGGCGGAGGCGCCGCCCAACGTCGGCACGCTGGCCGCCACGGAGGTGCACGGCGAGGCTGGCGACGGTTTCGCGGTGTTTTCGACCGGCGCCATCTCGGGTGTCGAGATGGCGGTGTCGAATCTGCCCCATGCCGTCAGCATGCTGTCCGGCGGCCTGCTGGCGAGCCGGCAATCGCCCACCCTGTCGGAGGCCGTCAGCCAGGCCGGCGTGGTGCCGGTCCTGGTGGACCAGGCGGCGCCGCCGCAATATGCCATCCGCGGCTTCATGACCGACACCATCTCGGTGGACGGCCTGCCCGACCGGCTGGCCTCGATGCGCCCGATGGAAGCACTGGACGAGATCGCCGTCATCAAGGGGCCGAACGCCGACGTGGCGGGCGTCACCATGGCCGGCGGCACGATCAACGCCAGCCTGAAGGCGCCGGGCGCCTCGCCCATGCGCAGCATCGCCATGGAGACCGGCTCGCACGCCGAGCGCAAGGTGATCGCCGACCTGGGCGGCACCATCGGAACAAACGGGCTGATCTACCGCGTGGTCGGCCTGCAGGATGCCTCCGCCAACAGCGACGCCGGCCACACCGGCCGCCGCATCAGCTACGGGCATGGTGCGCTGGGCTGGTCGGACGCGAACACCGAGGCCATCATCGGCGTGGAAACGCTGGCCAGCCGCCAGCCGGTGCAGCCCTCCACGTTCGCGCACAACGGCAGCGTGGTCCGGCTGCCCTCGCTGAGCCCGCTCGGCAATGCCGACGACGACGTGCAGGGCCGCGCCGAACGGTTCTACTACACGTTCTCCCGTAGCCTGACGGACGACTGGGCCGTGCATTCGAGCGGGTCGTACGAGAACCTGCGGCTGCAATCCGCCCAGTGGCACCTGATGCCGACCGCCGACGGCAGCGCGCCCATGCCGACCGTGGGCATGGGCTACCGCAGCGACAACCGGGTCTGGGCCCTGTCGAGCGACCTGACCGGCACGATCCGGCAGGGGCCGCTGACCCACTCGCTGGTGGTGGGCTGGGACGAGATCCAGGACCGGCTCGACTTCCACTACCCCGGCGCCGCCGTGCTGGGCCAGCAGAATCCCTATGTGCCGACGCCCCTGCCGTCGGCGGAGTTCGTCCCCGGCGTGTCGCTGTCGCAGGCGGTGCGGCAATCGGTGTTCAGGCTGCGCGACCGCATCGCCATCGGCGAGCGCTGGGAGCTTTCCGCATCGATCCGGGCAAACGATTACGTCGCCAAGCTGCCCCACGCCAGACTGCAGGGGCTGGCCTGGACGCCGGCCTTCGGCGTGGTCTACAAGCTGGACGCGCGCACGTCCTGGTTCGCGGACTATTCCCACGGCTTCCAGATCAACACGGGCTACTTCTACAACGGCGCGACCATGCAGCCGGAGCGCAGCCAGCAGATCGAAACCGGCCTGCGCTGGGAAGACCGGCAGCGCAAGCTGACGGCCCAGCTCGCGCTGTACCACATCAATGCCAACCACGTGGGCGTTGCCGATACGGCGCACCCCGGCTACTACGCCGAGATCATGGAGCAGAGCAGCGACGGGATCGAGCTGTCGCTGCAGGGCTCGATCGCGCGCGGCTGGGAGACCTCGCTGTGGCTCAGCGGGGCGCACATCAAGCGCCAGCTGCCGGGCAACCCCTCGTTCACGGCGCCCGGCCTGGGCGGCGCCATGTGGACGACGTACACGGTGCAGAGCGGCACGCTGGCCGGCGCGGGCGCGGGCCTCGGTGTCACCGCCCAGCGCTGGATTCCGTGCTACGACACCGCCCCGTTCCGCGTGCCCGGCTTCGTGCAACTGGACGGCAGCCTGTTCTGGCGCAGCAAGCAGTGGCGCATCGACCTGATCGCACGCAATCTCTTCAACGTGCGGGCCTACGGCAACACCGTATCGAGCAGCTTCGTGCCCATCCTCCCGGGCCGGACATTGACGCTGCGGCTGGCCCGCAGCTTCTGA
- a CDS encoding protein popB: MSHSRIKAGGHGSSGIGNDFTPSKTPAPATPAPQSQQVNDLLGRGVGNALNKSNLGSDSQTWTPGSTMVSLKSRSSSSHKPDTGGDTKPDSTSGSKRKPDDETDPNAETEDGKKKKKKRDDEKDSSQAGAAGSSDGSSGTPEDALMNIVLQRAIQRQTQTRQKMQEAMKIKDDDD, translated from the coding sequence ATGAGCCACAGCAGAATCAAGGCTGGCGGACACGGCAGCAGCGGGATCGGCAACGATTTCACGCCGTCGAAGACGCCCGCCCCCGCCACCCCGGCTCCGCAGTCGCAGCAGGTCAACGACCTGCTCGGCCGCGGCGTCGGCAACGCGCTGAACAAGAGCAACCTCGGTTCGGACTCGCAGACCTGGACGCCGGGCAGCACGATGGTCTCGCTCAAGTCGCGCTCGTCGTCGAGCCACAAGCCCGACACGGGCGGCGATACGAAGCCGGACTCGACGTCCGGCAGCAAGCGCAAGCCCGACGACGAAACCGATCCGAACGCGGAAACCGAGGACGGCAAGAAGAAGAAAAAGAAGCGCGACGATGAGAAGGACTCCAGCCAGGCCGGCGCCGCCGGCAGCTCGGACGGGTCCTCAGGGACGCCGGAAGACGCGCTGATGAACATCGTCCTGCAGCGCGCGATCCAGCGGCAAACGCAGACCCGCCAGAAGATGCAGGAAGCGATGAAGATCAAGGACGACGACGACTGA
- the ripAC gene encoding T3SS leucine-rich repeat effector RipAC/PopC codes for MPRDTLQAVPGHSTFWLLVFSHNNKREARHDLARLSLTIMPILPRLFNRTSRTSSADTQRDARTPPNASPLRGEPARTPRSRGELGHSLRPRNNAQTSGTPGTPVRPQIGASVSRTAPSTPQHPQGTEGTRTVPNSPLHSDARVLIERVDHTGLSAWRTQMHTRFREHCRMHGLANDFEQVRVYDRLSRAVAHLKSVLRMSGDSVQLNALPVPELPDVTFEIAHLKNLETVDCDLHALPATLENLFLLETLSLKGAKNLKALPDAVWRLPSLQELKLSETGLKSLPPIGGGSALQRLTIEDSPLEKLPAGFADLGQLASLSLSNTKLENLSSSIGQLPALKSLSLQDNPKLERLPKSLGQVEELTLIGGRIHALPSASGMSSLQKLTVDNSPLEKLPVDFGTLRNLAHVSLSNTKLRDLPASIGNLFTLKTLSLQDNPKLGSLPASFGQLSGLQELTLKGNRIHELPSMGGASSLQTLTVDDTALARLPTDFGTLRNLAHLSLSNTQLHELPANTGNLHALKTLSLQGNQQLATLPSSLGYLSGLEELTLKNSNVSELPPIGPGSALKTLTVENSPLTSIPADIGIQCKQLTHLSLSNTQLRALPSSIGRLSNLTRLTLKNNAHLELLSERDVRKLTSVKTIDLSGCVRLEALPPSIGKLPKLKTLDLSGCTGLTMASLPRSLVFPRKGLRVILPEHLKTGVGDARIQQNPRAQLLEGHLGRQNAAMNHAMFGDDESAVSMTSVPDNEAGVVSMAYHVKNAYKRLEGLRQEAGSSTAAPMRKNDAAPMLNALSYAFRRMPDLPTYKRLDNAARSLSYEAQEQLADLVAAPVGQKLIKAIAEGAYGAGRNAGAIERMLPELATRIANHPEIQQLREQAKRYPSSLPPETLAAKLTPLIQPLWDGMRAVAPMPGQLRQALQDLLVTAEGRQLASEIDQAAHSHRAGNEGKALRGLLPVLAAKISSDPRVVQVREFVSRHKFGSPQQRAESLAQTLTPVVQELWAQTQAEVAKQGQTPLASPSRQH; via the coding sequence ATGCCCCGGGATACGCTGCAAGCGGTTCCGGGGCATTCGACCTTTTGGCTCCTGGTTTTCTCCCATAACAACAAGCGTGAGGCACGACATGACCTTGCGCGACTCAGCCTGACGATCATGCCTATCCTTCCACGCCTATTCAATCGAACATCGCGCACGTCGTCCGCCGACACGCAACGCGACGCCCGGACACCGCCGAACGCCTCGCCGCTGCGTGGAGAACCGGCGCGGACCCCGCGCTCCAGGGGGGAGCTTGGCCACAGCCTGCGCCCGCGCAACAACGCGCAGACAAGCGGCACTCCTGGCACTCCGGTACGCCCTCAGATCGGCGCCTCGGTGTCGCGCACCGCACCGAGCACCCCACAGCACCCGCAGGGAACCGAAGGCACTCGCACGGTTCCGAACAGCCCGTTGCACAGCGATGCTCGCGTGCTCATAGAACGCGTAGACCACACCGGATTGTCGGCCTGGCGCACCCAGATGCACACCCGGTTTCGCGAACACTGCCGCATGCACGGTTTGGCCAACGACTTCGAGCAGGTGCGGGTCTACGACCGACTGTCGCGAGCCGTCGCGCACCTGAAGAGCGTCCTCAGGATGAGCGGTGACAGCGTCCAGCTGAACGCGCTCCCCGTCCCCGAGCTGCCGGATGTCACCTTCGAGATCGCCCACCTGAAAAACCTCGAGACCGTGGATTGCGATCTGCACGCGTTGCCGGCCACGCTGGAAAATCTGTTCTTGCTGGAGACCTTGTCCTTGAAGGGCGCCAAGAACCTCAAGGCCCTGCCCGACGCCGTCTGGCGATTGCCCTCACTGCAAGAGCTGAAGCTCTCGGAAACGGGCCTCAAATCCCTGCCGCCGATCGGGGGCGGATCCGCACTGCAGCGGCTTACGATCGAAGATTCGCCGCTCGAAAAGCTTCCGGCCGGATTCGCTGACCTCGGCCAACTTGCCAGCCTGTCGCTGTCGAACACGAAGCTGGAGAACCTGTCTTCCAGCATCGGGCAGTTGCCCGCGCTGAAGTCCCTCTCCCTGCAGGACAATCCAAAGCTGGAGCGGTTGCCCAAGTCGCTCGGGCAGGTGGAAGAGCTCACGCTCATCGGCGGCCGCATCCATGCGCTGCCGTCGGCGAGTGGGATGTCGTCGTTGCAAAAGCTCACGGTGGACAACTCGCCGCTGGAAAAGCTGCCGGTCGACTTCGGTACGCTCCGCAATCTGGCCCACGTGTCGCTGTCGAATACGAAGTTGCGCGATCTGCCCGCGAGCATCGGGAACTTGTTCACGCTGAAGACGCTGTCATTGCAGGACAACCCCAAGCTGGGGTCGCTGCCCGCGTCGTTCGGGCAACTGTCCGGTCTTCAAGAGCTGACACTCAAAGGCAACCGCATTCATGAGCTGCCATCGATGGGCGGGGCATCGTCATTGCAGACGCTCACGGTGGATGACACCGCGTTGGCCAGGTTGCCGACCGACTTCGGTACGCTCCGCAATCTGGCCCATCTGTCCCTGTCGAATACACAGCTGCACGAGCTGCCTGCAAACACCGGGAACCTGCACGCGCTGAAAACGCTGTCGTTGCAAGGCAACCAGCAACTGGCGACCTTGCCCAGCTCGCTTGGGTATTTGTCAGGGCTGGAGGAGCTGACGCTCAAGAACAGCAACGTCAGCGAGCTGCCACCGATCGGCCCGGGCTCCGCACTGAAGACGCTCACGGTGGAAAATTCACCGCTGACATCGATTCCGGCCGACATCGGTATCCAGTGCAAGCAGCTGACGCATCTGTCGCTGTCGAACACGCAACTGCGCGCCCTGCCCTCCAGCATCGGCAGGTTGTCGAATCTGACGCGGCTGACGCTGAAGAACAACGCTCACCTTGAATTGCTGTCCGAACGCGACGTCCGCAAGCTGACATCGGTGAAAACGATCGACCTGTCGGGTTGCGTTCGGCTCGAAGCACTGCCCCCTTCGATCGGAAAGCTGCCAAAGCTGAAGACACTGGACTTGAGCGGTTGCACCGGCCTGACCATGGCAAGCCTGCCGCGTTCGCTCGTGTTTCCGCGCAAGGGGCTGAGAGTCATCTTGCCGGAGCACCTGAAAACCGGCGTGGGCGATGCGCGTATTCAACAGAATCCGCGTGCCCAGTTGCTGGAAGGCCATCTGGGGCGCCAGAACGCGGCGATGAATCACGCCATGTTCGGGGACGACGAGTCGGCGGTGTCGATGACGAGTGTGCCGGACAATGAAGCCGGGGTCGTATCGATGGCCTACCACGTCAAGAACGCATACAAGCGCCTCGAGGGGCTCCGGCAGGAGGCCGGCAGCAGTACGGCCGCACCGATGCGGAAGAACGATGCGGCCCCCATGCTGAACGCCTTGTCCTATGCGTTCAGGCGCATGCCTGACTTGCCGACGTACAAGCGACTGGATAACGCGGCACGCTCGCTGTCTTATGAGGCCCAGGAGCAGCTGGCCGATCTGGTGGCCGCGCCCGTGGGGCAGAAACTGATCAAGGCGATCGCCGAGGGTGCCTATGGCGCGGGGCGGAATGCCGGGGCGATCGAGCGGATGTTGCCGGAGCTGGCAACACGGATCGCCAACCATCCGGAGATCCAGCAACTGCGGGAACAGGCCAAGCGATACCCGAGCAGCCTGCCTCCGGAGACGCTCGCCGCAAAACTGACGCCCCTGATCCAGCCGCTCTGGGACGGCATGCGGGCGGTGGCACCGATGCCAGGCCAACTGCGTCAAGCGCTGCAAGACCTGCTCGTCACCGCTGAAGGGCGTCAACTGGCCAGCGAGATCGACCAGGCGGCGCACAGTCACCGGGCGGGGAACGAGGGGAAGGCGCTGCGCGGTCTCCTGCCCGTTCTGGCCGCCAAGATCAGCTCGGACCCTCGCGTCGTTCAGGTGCGGGAATTCGTGAGCCGGCACAAGTTCGGCAGTCCGCAACAGCGCGCGGAAAGCCTTGCGCAGACGCTGACCCCGGTCGTTCAGGAACTCTGGGCACAAACGCAAGCCGAGGTGGCTAAGCAAGGCCAGACGCCCCTGGCAAGTCCGTCGAGGCAGCATTGA
- a CDS encoding type III effector protein, giving the protein MPANNRIGSQRIVAPQYRRTPDQENIAPRQPQQRPGRQPRARQAPFKDLAPMARAPLQARNLNIGASPPQPRPQPKAAPAKPHSVRTPGHGVAASTAIQNHSEIVRRQIEALGRREGASATGRPQQVMTLLNARIPELPDAKSIGLLRQLQAILSLPNQASRNSHLAMFVANNRLIAGAAVAKPAPAPTPAPARQVARPAPMRQAARPAPSPARAPQATRPASAPQAQPAQQRIFKSFQDLATQGPFARPARPAQPARPSRPTQRYDDFKPRDGAAPARSRPAATAAPLRTASAPPQYGRTASIGAEPTQQPILTIGDFIRFAQNDAEQESMRRYSMPEIYEKAQKNFDAYLTRLEGRTEPQPRPARTQSAPPRMQTLPAARMDTSWHDKVNQETDDRNRYHHETGGHRYAQEEYAARQQPVSYSTTPRPRRTQSLPKLTAEQIESIKQFEDQRAHEVNEYPNHDEAVRRYKQQNGYR; this is encoded by the coding sequence ATGCCCGCCAACAACAGAATCGGCTCGCAGCGCATCGTCGCGCCGCAGTACCGCAGAACGCCCGACCAGGAGAACATTGCGCCGCGGCAGCCGCAGCAGCGCCCCGGCAGGCAGCCCCGGGCCCGGCAGGCGCCGTTCAAGGACCTCGCCCCCATGGCCCGCGCACCGCTGCAGGCGAGAAACCTCAATATTGGCGCGTCCCCGCCCCAGCCTCGGCCCCAGCCGAAGGCCGCTCCGGCCAAACCGCATTCGGTGCGCACGCCGGGGCACGGCGTGGCCGCCAGCACGGCGATCCAGAATCACAGCGAAATCGTGCGCCGCCAGATCGAAGCCTTGGGGCGCAGAGAAGGCGCGAGCGCAACCGGGCGGCCGCAGCAGGTGATGACGCTGCTCAATGCGCGGATCCCGGAGCTGCCGGATGCGAAGTCCATCGGGCTGCTGCGGCAGTTGCAAGCCATTCTCAGCCTCCCGAACCAGGCGTCGCGCAACAGCCATCTGGCGATGTTCGTGGCAAACAACCGGCTGATCGCGGGCGCTGCCGTGGCAAAGCCGGCTCCGGCTCCGACTCCAGCGCCGGCGCGCCAGGTAGCGAGGCCTGCCCCCATGCGCCAGGCTGCCCGGCCGGCGCCATCGCCGGCCCGCGCGCCTCAAGCGACCCGACCGGCTTCCGCGCCCCAGGCCCAGCCTGCCCAGCAGCGCATCTTCAAGAGTTTTCAGGATCTGGCGACGCAGGGGCCATTCGCGCGCCCGGCAAGGCCGGCGCAGCCCGCCAGGCCCTCCCGTCCCACTCAGCGCTACGATGACTTCAAGCCGCGCGATGGGGCAGCGCCCGCGCGCAGCCGGCCGGCGGCAACGGCGGCCCCCCTGCGCACCGCCAGCGCGCCGCCGCAATACGGGCGCACCGCCAGCATCGGCGCCGAGCCGACCCAGCAGCCCATCCTGACCATCGGCGACTTCATCCGCTTCGCCCAGAATGACGCCGAGCAGGAGTCGATGCGCCGATACAGCATGCCGGAAATCTATGAGAAGGCGCAGAAGAACTTCGACGCGTACCTCACGCGGCTCGAGGGCCGGACCGAACCTCAGCCGAGGCCGGCCCGCACGCAGTCCGCGCCGCCGCGCATGCAGACGCTTCCCGCAGCGCGGATGGATACCTCCTGGCATGACAAGGTGAACCAGGAAACCGACGATCGGAACCGCTACCACCATGAAACGGGCGGCCACCGTTACGCCCAAGAGGAATACGCCGCCCGGCAGCAGCCGGTGAGCTACAGCACCACCCCGCGCCCACGGCGCACCCAGTCGCTGCCCAAACTGACGGCGGAGCAGATCGAGTCCATCAAGCAGTTCGAAGACCAGCGCGCGCATGAGGTAAACGAATACCCCAATCACGACGAGGCCGTCCGCCGGTACAAGCAGCAAAACGGGTACCGCTGA
- a CDS encoding glycoside hydrolase family 28 protein: MILSHRYTLIALATAILSSGAHAAGASVTASWGKVAEPSLPADSAVCKTLAATITPVNGSIDTVDGNPSNSQPDASRIQTAIDNCPAGQAVRLVKGSAGESGFLSGSLKLKSGVTLWIDTGVTLFASRNPADFDNGVGTCGTATTSNTKSCNALIVARDTVGSGVVGDGIIDGRGGSLVTSGPNANQMTWWDIAYLNKTKGLNQQNPRLIQLYNGSAFTLYRVTVQNSPNFHIVTTGTAGVTAWGIKIVTPSLAYTVAGYKCAAGTTPDKVTPATCFTPETVKNTDGFDPGQSSNVVLANSYISTGDDHVAIKASGGATRNLLFAHNQFYYGHGLSIGSEADGGVSNMQVTDLAMDGNDSPGGNGLRIKSDISRGGKVNNIVYNGICMRNVKAPLVFDPFYSSAKGSLYPNFTNIVVKNFHDLGSAKGITRTMTFLGYEAKKRTNPLTLTLDNVVFDGTQPAFDVAHNGGPASPNGTHFTFGGNGPVSFANAIVTSSTTDVTVTGTPGTAAAVDCSNAFVPLKSVAPTSPI; this comes from the coding sequence ATGATCTTGTCTCACCGTTACACACTCATCGCGCTTGCCACCGCGATCCTGTCCTCCGGCGCGCATGCCGCCGGCGCCTCCGTCACCGCCTCCTGGGGCAAGGTGGCCGAACCCAGCCTGCCGGCCGATTCGGCTGTCTGCAAGACGCTGGCGGCCACGATCACGCCGGTCAACGGCTCCATCGATACGGTGGACGGCAACCCCAGCAACTCCCAGCCCGACGCGAGCCGCATCCAGACCGCGATCGACAACTGCCCGGCCGGCCAGGCCGTCCGGCTGGTGAAGGGCAGCGCCGGCGAGTCCGGCTTCCTGAGCGGCTCGCTCAAGCTCAAGTCGGGCGTGACGCTGTGGATCGATACCGGCGTGACCCTGTTCGCCTCGCGCAACCCGGCCGACTTTGACAACGGCGTGGGCACTTGCGGCACCGCCACCACCAGCAACACCAAGTCGTGCAACGCGCTGATCGTGGCGCGCGACACGGTGGGCAGCGGCGTCGTCGGCGACGGCATCATCGATGGCCGCGGCGGCAGCCTGGTCACCAGCGGCCCGAACGCGAACCAGATGACCTGGTGGGATATCGCCTACCTGAACAAGACCAAGGGGCTGAACCAGCAGAACCCGCGTCTGATCCAGTTGTACAACGGCAGCGCGTTCACGCTGTACCGCGTGACGGTGCAGAACTCGCCCAACTTCCACATCGTCACCACCGGCACGGCGGGCGTGACGGCATGGGGCATCAAGATCGTGACGCCGAGCCTGGCCTACACCGTGGCGGGCTACAAGTGCGCGGCCGGCACCACGCCCGACAAGGTCACGCCCGCGACCTGCTTCACGCCTGAGACGGTCAAGAACACCGACGGTTTCGATCCGGGGCAGTCGAGCAACGTGGTGCTCGCCAACTCGTACATCAGCACCGGCGATGACCACGTCGCCATCAAGGCCAGCGGCGGCGCGACGCGCAACCTGCTCTTCGCGCACAACCAGTTCTACTATGGGCACGGCCTGTCGATCGGCAGCGAGGCCGATGGCGGCGTGAGCAACATGCAGGTGACCGACCTGGCGATGGACGGCAACGACAGCCCGGGCGGCAACGGCCTGCGCATCAAGTCCGACATTTCGCGCGGCGGCAAGGTCAACAACATCGTCTACAACGGCATCTGCATGCGCAACGTCAAGGCGCCGCTGGTGTTCGACCCGTTCTACAGCAGCGCCAAGGGCTCGCTCTACCCGAACTTCACCAACATCGTCGTCAAGAACTTCCATGACCTGGGCAGCGCCAAGGGCATCACGCGCACGATGACGTTCCTGGGCTATGAAGCGAAAAAGCGGACCAACCCGCTGACGCTCACGCTCGACAACGTGGTGTTCGACGGCACGCAGCCGGCGTTCGATGTCGCGCACAACGGTGGCCCCGCGTCGCCCAATGGCACGCACTTCACGTTCGGCGGCAACGGTCCGGTGAGCTTCGCCAATGCCATCGTCACGTCGTCGACTACCGATGTGACGGTGACCGGCACGCCGGGCACGGCCGCGGCGGTGGATTGCAGCAATGCCTTCGTGCCGCTGAAGTCCGTGGCACCGACCTCGCCGATCTGA